Proteins from a genomic interval of Ferrovibrio terrae:
- a CDS encoding succinylglutamate desuccinylase/aspartoacylase domain-containing protein — translation MTSQHLELPPIEVTPKDLSAYRTGNRGVDYVHTFDSGRPGPHVIVNGLTHGNEFCGMIAVTHLFEHNIRPRRGKLTLAFANVDAYHNFDPAKPFDSRYVERDFNRVWDTDTLEGPDATVDVKRARALRHIYAEADGLLDLHSTSYAVPSMLIYEPHAKLDPLARHLHSPLHHVILPGVKHPGRPLIQYGAFGKADASPLAVVVECGQHFARSSGEIAISVTMRFLDFYGLIPTDLAAQYKAEAGAPKRYEVTDVMVAKTDRFRFAGDFIGFEELPAGALIATDGDEELRAPAEGCTLVMPARRIVKGRDVVSLARRLS, via the coding sequence ATGACGAGTCAGCATCTGGAACTGCCGCCGATCGAAGTGACGCCGAAGGATCTTTCAGCCTATCGCACGGGCAATCGCGGCGTCGATTACGTGCACACCTTCGATTCGGGCCGGCCGGGTCCGCATGTGATCGTGAACGGCCTGACGCATGGCAACGAATTCTGCGGCATGATCGCCGTGACGCACCTGTTCGAGCACAACATCCGCCCGCGGCGCGGCAAGCTGACGCTGGCCTTCGCCAATGTGGATGCCTATCACAACTTCGATCCGGCCAAGCCTTTCGACTCCCGCTATGTCGAGCGCGACTTCAACCGCGTCTGGGATACCGACACGCTGGAAGGTCCCGATGCCACCGTGGATGTGAAACGCGCCCGTGCGCTGCGGCATATCTACGCTGAGGCCGATGGCCTGCTCGATCTGCATTCCACCTCCTATGCCGTGCCGTCGATGCTGATCTACGAGCCGCATGCCAAGCTCGATCCGCTGGCCCGCCATCTGCATTCGCCGCTGCATCACGTAATCCTTCCGGGTGTAAAGCATCCCGGCCGGCCGCTGATCCAGTACGGCGCATTCGGGAAAGCTGACGCGAGTCCGCTCGCAGTGGTGGTAGAGTGCGGCCAGCATTTTGCACGTAGCAGCGGCGAGATCGCGATCTCCGTCACCATGCGCTTCCTCGACTTCTACGGACTGATCCCGACCGATCTCGCGGCGCAATACAAGGCCGAAGCCGGCGCGCCGAAACGCTACGAAGTGACCGACGTGATGGTCGCCAAGACCGACCGCTTCCGCTTTGCCGGCGATTTCATTGGCTTTGAGGAATTGCCCGCCGGCGCCCTGATCGCCACCGATGGCGATGAGGAACTGCGTGCGCCGGCGGAAGGCTGCACGCTGGTGATGCCGGCTCGCCGGATCGTGAAGGGCAGGGATGTGGTGTCTCTGGCGCGCCGCCTGTCGTAA
- a CDS encoding ABC transporter permease produces MSLLAEYWRRARDSDIWYSFTRNKLVMVSAAVTALFFIGAYGAPLLAPHNPFDLASLNLSDGFKPPAWEEGGEPQFLFGTDDQGRDILSTIMYGSRTSLSVGFLAVVFAMTLGITLGLLAGYMGGAVDAFIMRVADVQLSFPAILIAMLVDGVTRGLLGADKHSQAAITVLIVSIGLSYWVQYARTVRGQVLVEKNKEYVQAARVIGLPGPLIALRHVLPNVLGPVLVIATINLALAVITEATLSFLGVGLPPTQPSLGTLINTGQQFLLSGEWWITIFPGAALAILVLSVNLLGDWLRDALNPKLR; encoded by the coding sequence ATGAGCCTGCTTGCCGAATACTGGCGCCGCGCGCGCGACAGCGACATCTGGTACAGCTTCACCCGCAATAAGCTGGTGATGGTCTCGGCTGCGGTCACCGCGCTGTTCTTCATCGGCGCCTATGGCGCGCCGCTGCTGGCACCGCACAATCCGTTCGATCTGGCATCACTCAATCTCTCCGATGGTTTCAAGCCGCCGGCCTGGGAAGAGGGCGGTGAGCCGCAGTTCCTGTTCGGTACCGATGACCAGGGCCGCGATATTCTCTCGACCATCATGTATGGCTCGCGCACGTCGCTCAGCGTCGGTTTCCTTGCCGTCGTCTTCGCCATGACGCTGGGCATCACGCTCGGCCTGCTCGCCGGTTACATGGGCGGCGCGGTCGATGCCTTCATCATGCGCGTGGCGGATGTTCAGCTGTCCTTCCCGGCCATCCTGATTGCCATGCTGGTCGATGGTGTCACCCGCGGGCTGCTGGGCGCCGACAAGCACAGTCAGGCAGCAATCACCGTGCTGATCGTCTCCATCGGCCTCAGCTACTGGGTGCAGTATGCCCGCACCGTGCGTGGTCAGGTGCTGGTCGAAAAGAACAAGGAATATGTGCAGGCAGCCCGCGTGATCGGCCTGCCCGGGCCGCTGATCGCGCTGCGCCATGTGTTGCCCAACGTGCTGGGCCCGGTGCTGGTGATCGCCACTATCAACCTGGCGCTCGCCGTGATCACCGAAGCTACGCTGAGCTTCCTGGGTGTCGGCCTGCCGCCGACCCAGCCGTCGCTTGGGACCCTGATCAATACCGGCCAGCAATTCCTGTTGTCGGGCGAGTGGTGGATCACCATCTTCCCCGGTGCGGCGCTTGCCATTCTCGTGTTGTCGGTCAACCTGCTGGGTGACTGGCTGCGCGATGCCCTCAATCCAAAGCTCCGGTAA
- a CDS encoding ABC transporter ATP-binding protein — translation MTSPKLLEVKNLRVEFPTRRGTLVAVDDISLEISAGEVLGVVGESGAGKSMTGTAIIGLLEPPGRIASGEIRLEGRRIDNLPYAEMRKIRGRQIGAIFQDPLTSLNPLYKVGDQLIETILTHLPMTHSQARDRAVKLLEDVGIPSAAERINSYPHQFSGGMRQRVVIALALAAEPKLIVADEPTTALDVSIQAQIIQLLKKLCREHGTAVMLVTHDMGVIAETADRVAVMYAGRIAEIGPVQDVIKRPHHPYTVGLMGAIPTMGHKTERLTQIDGSMPRLNAIPKGCAFNPRCPKVFDRCRVERPDLMPAGQSHASCWLVAKEPAHV, via the coding sequence ATGACCAGCCCGAAGCTGCTTGAAGTAAAAAATCTGCGCGTCGAGTTCCCCACCCGGCGCGGCACCCTTGTCGCGGTGGACGATATCTCGCTCGAAATCTCCGCCGGCGAAGTGCTCGGCGTGGTGGGCGAGTCCGGTGCCGGCAAGTCGATGACCGGCACGGCCATCATCGGCCTGCTCGAACCGCCCGGCCGTATTGCCTCGGGTGAAATCCGCCTCGAAGGTCGCCGCATCGACAACCTGCCCTATGCCGAGATGCGCAAGATCCGCGGCCGCCAGATCGGCGCGATCTTCCAGGATCCACTGACCAGCCTGAACCCGCTCTACAAGGTGGGTGATCAGCTGATCGAGACGATCCTGACGCATCTGCCGATGACTCATTCCCAGGCGCGCGACCGTGCCGTGAAACTGCTGGAAGATGTCGGCATTCCCTCAGCTGCGGAACGCATCAACAGCTATCCGCACCAGTTCTCTGGCGGCATGCGCCAGCGCGTGGTGATCGCGCTTGCGCTCGCGGCCGAGCCGAAACTGATTGTTGCCGACGAACCGACTACCGCGCTCGACGTGTCGATCCAGGCGCAGATCATCCAGCTGCTGAAAAAGCTCTGCCGCGAACATGGCACGGCGGTGATGCTGGTGACGCACGATATGGGCGTGATCGCCGAAACCGCCGACCGTGTCGCTGTGATGTATGCCGGGCGTATCGCCGAGATCGGCCCGGTGCAGGACGTGATCAAGCGGCCGCATCATCCCTATACCGTTGGCCTGATGGGCGCGATCCCGACGATGGGCCATAAGACCGAGCGCCTGACGCAGATCGACGGGTCGATGCCGCGCCTGAATGCCATTCCGAAAGGCTGCGCCTTCAATCCGCGCTGTCCGAAGGTGTTTGACCGCTGCCGCGTCGAGCGGCCCGATCTGATGCCGGCCGGTCAGAGCCACGCCTCCTGCTGGCTGGTGGCGAAGGAGCCGGCGCATGTCTAA
- a CDS encoding ABC transporter permease — protein sequence MIAFIVRRLVQAALVMLAVAFVSFAMFTFVGDPVANIVGQDTPVDQIVELRKSLGIDDPMPVRFGRFVVNALQGKFGLSYRTTEPVGRMIADRLPATLELSLVAAIFALAAGIPMGVFAGLYPNSWLSRGMMTVSLIGISLPTFLIGILLIYIFAVILGWLPSFGRGETINLGFWSTGLFTISGLKAIILPAITLGLFQLTLIMRLVRSEMLEVLRTDYIKFARARGLSNRAVHFGHALKNTLVPVITITGLQLGAIIAFAIITETVFSWPGVGLLFLQSVVYADIPVMSTYLVMIGFVFVVINLIVDMLYFVVDPRLRAQGRTGSK from the coding sequence ATGATTGCTTTTATTGTACGCCGCCTTGTGCAGGCCGCGCTGGTGATGCTGGCGGTCGCCTTCGTCTCCTTCGCGATGTTCACTTTCGTTGGCGATCCGGTCGCCAACATCGTCGGTCAGGACACGCCGGTCGACCAGATCGTCGAGCTTCGCAAGAGCCTGGGCATCGATGACCCGATGCCGGTGCGCTTCGGCCGCTTTGTCGTCAATGCCCTGCAGGGCAAGTTCGGCCTGAGCTATCGGACCACCGAGCCGGTCGGCCGCATGATCGCTGATCGCCTGCCCGCCACCCTGGAACTCAGTCTGGTCGCCGCGATCTTCGCGCTGGCCGCCGGCATTCCCATGGGCGTGTTCGCCGGGCTGTATCCCAACAGCTGGCTGTCGCGTGGCATGATGACGGTCTCGCTGATCGGCATTTCGCTGCCCACCTTCCTGATCGGCATCCTGCTGATCTACATCTTTGCCGTGATCCTCGGCTGGCTGCCGTCGTTCGGTCGCGGCGAGACGATCAATCTGGGCTTCTGGTCCACGGGCCTGTTCACGATCAGCGGCCTGAAGGCCATCATCCTGCCGGCGATCACGCTCGGCCTGTTCCAGCTGACCCTGATCATGCGTCTGGTGCGGTCGGAAATGCTGGAAGTGCTGCGCACCGACTATATCAAGTTCGCGCGCGCCCGTGGCCTGTCCAATCGCGCCGTGCATTTCGGTCATGCGCTCAAGAATACTCTGGTGCCGGTGATCACGATTACCGGCCTGCAGCTGGGCGCGATCATCGCCTTCGCAATCATCACCGAGACAGTGTTCTCATGGCCGGGCGTCGGACTGCTGTTCCTGCAGTCGGTCGTCTATGCCGACATTCCGGTGATGTCGACTTACCTAGTCATGATCGGTTTCGTGTTCGTGGTGATCAATCTTATCGTCGACATGCTGTATTTCGTGGTCGATCCTCGCCTGCGCGCGCAGGGCCGGACAGGGAGCAAGTGA
- a CDS encoding ABC transporter substrate-binding protein produces MQSKFFKASLIAAVATVALLGAQPASAKTFKWSNDGDVSSMDPYARNETFLLTFMANVYEPIVRRDRNLKLEPSLATKWGNPSPTLWRFELRQGVKFTGGEAFTADDVVFSYNRAMGKGSNLGGNFTSVKEVRKVSDFVVEIDTKYPDPLLADKLALIGIMSKAWAEKNNAQFAADMTKNEENFATRNSNGTGPFVVKVREPDVRTVLEPNKGWWDKPEHNLTEVIFQRIANDATRVAALLSGEIDMVYTVPPQDAERIRKTAGRRIIDGPETRIVFLGFNQQLDELPESNVKGKNPFKDKKVREAFYRAIDVEAIKRTVMRNQSRPSALMVGQGLNGYDKELDVRPKFDPELSKKLLSEAGYPNGFEVGMDCPNDRYINDEAICQASVAMLAKVGIKVNLLAQTRSKYFAKILRTASDIEKSPNTSFYMLGWSPAATYDVHNVFESLIQTPSATSKKGLFNAGGYSNKKVDELSDKMEQETDKAKRDAMIKEATKAYLDDFGYIPLHQQFVVWAAKDTVDLVQPADNYFPLRFVKIK; encoded by the coding sequence ATGCAAAGCAAGTTCTTCAAGGCGTCGCTGATTGCAGCGGTTGCCACGGTCGCTCTGCTCGGCGCACAGCCGGCTTCGGCCAAGACGTTCAAGTGGAGCAATGACGGCGACGTCAGCTCGATGGATCCATACGCCCGCAACGAGACGTTCCTGCTCACCTTCATGGCCAATGTCTACGAGCCGATCGTGCGTCGTGACCGTAACCTGAAGCTCGAGCCGTCGCTGGCGACGAAGTGGGGCAACCCGAGCCCGACCCTGTGGCGCTTCGAACTGCGCCAGGGCGTGAAGTTCACCGGCGGTGAGGCCTTCACGGCCGACGACGTGGTGTTCTCGTACAATCGCGCGATGGGCAAGGGCTCGAACCTCGGCGGCAACTTCACTTCGGTGAAGGAAGTGCGCAAGGTCAGCGACTTCGTCGTCGAGATCGACACCAAGTATCCGGATCCGCTGCTGGCCGATAAGCTGGCGCTGATCGGCATCATGTCGAAGGCCTGGGCTGAGAAGAACAATGCCCAGTTCGCCGCCGACATGACGAAGAACGAAGAAAACTTCGCCACCCGCAACTCGAACGGCACCGGTCCCTTCGTCGTGAAGGTGCGCGAGCCGGACGTGCGTACGGTTCTCGAGCCGAACAAGGGCTGGTGGGACAAGCCGGAACATAACCTCACCGAGGTGATCTTCCAGCGCATCGCCAATGACGCCACCCGTGTCGCGGCTCTGCTGTCGGGCGAAATCGACATGGTCTACACCGTGCCGCCGCAGGATGCCGAGCGCATCCGCAAGACGGCCGGTCGCCGGATCATCGATGGCCCGGAAACCCGCATCGTCTTCCTCGGCTTCAACCAGCAGCTCGACGAGCTGCCGGAGTCGAACGTCAAGGGCAAGAACCCCTTCAAGGACAAGAAGGTCCGTGAAGCGTTCTATCGCGCCATCGACGTTGAGGCGATCAAGCGCACTGTCATGCGTAACCAGTCGCGTCCGAGCGCCCTCATGGTGGGCCAGGGTCTGAATGGCTACGACAAGGAACTGGACGTGCGTCCGAAGTTCGATCCCGAACTGTCAAAGAAGCTGCTGAGCGAAGCCGGTTATCCGAACGGCTTCGAAGTCGGCATGGACTGCCCGAACGATCGCTACATCAACGACGAAGCGATCTGCCAGGCGTCGGTTGCCATGCTGGCGAAGGTCGGCATCAAGGTGAACCTGCTGGCCCAGACCCGTTCGAAGTACTTCGCGAAGATCCTGCGCACCGCGTCGGATATCGAGAAGTCGCCGAACACCAGCTTCTACATGCTGGGCTGGTCGCCGGCCGCGACCTACGACGTGCATAACGTCTTCGAGTCGCTGATCCAGACTCCGAGCGCCACCAGCAAGAAGGGCCTGTTCAACGCGGGCGGCTATTCGAACAAGAAGGTCGACGAGCTCTCCGACAAGATGGAGCAGGAGACCGACAAGGCGAAGCGCGACGCGATGATCAAGGAAGCCACCAAGGCTTACCTCGATGACTTCGGCTACATCCCGCTGCATCAGCAGTTCGTGGTGTGGGCCGCGAAGGACACGGTCGATCTCGTGCAGCCGGCGGACAACTACTTCCCGCTGCGCTTCGTCAAGATCAAGTAA
- a CDS encoding ABC transporter ATP-binding protein, with amino-acid sequence MSKPTRTRDFSVPMLTVTNLKRVFDVSAPLLNRLLEGKGRSIVRAVDGVNFSIRAGETFSLVGESGCGKSTVARLIVGLYEPSDGSINFEGVEIGSGADRAKHPDIQGRMQMIFQDPYASLNPRWRVGDIVAEPLRFRRLLTNRAEIDKRVGELLAQVGLSPLDARKYPHEFSGGQRQRISIARALAGEPEFLVCDEPTSALDVSVQAQILNLMKDLQRKLGLTYLFISHNLAVVYHVSDKVGVMYLGRLVEWADTKTLFDRPLHPYTRMLLDAIPDLDMTGRARTPVAGEVPSPLNPPPGCSFHPRCPLANDRCKREVPKALPVEGGAVACHAVEENRLPPWKAQAAA; translated from the coding sequence ATGTCTAAGCCCACCCGCACCAGAGACTTCTCCGTTCCGATGCTCACCGTCACCAATCTGAAGCGCGTCTTCGACGTCTCCGCGCCCCTGCTGAACCGCCTGCTGGAAGGCAAGGGTCGCAGCATCGTGCGCGCTGTGGACGGCGTGAATTTCTCGATCAGGGCGGGCGAGACCTTCAGCCTGGTGGGCGAGTCCGGCTGCGGCAAGTCGACCGTGGCGCGGCTGATCGTCGGCCTGTATGAGCCGAGCGATGGCTCGATCAATTTTGAAGGCGTGGAAATCGGCAGCGGCGCCGACCGCGCCAAGCATCCGGACATTCAGGGCCGGATGCAGATGATCTTCCAGGACCCGTATGCGTCGCTCAATCCGCGCTGGCGCGTGGGCGACATTGTGGCCGAGCCGCTGCGCTTCCGCCGGCTGCTCACCAACCGCGCCGAGATCGACAAGCGGGTCGGCGAACTGCTGGCCCAGGTCGGCCTGTCGCCGCTGGATGCGCGCAAGTATCCGCATGAATTCTCCGGCGGTCAGCGCCAGCGCATCTCGATCGCGCGCGCACTCGCCGGCGAGCCGGAATTCCTGGTCTGCGACGAGCCGACCTCGGCGCTCGACGTCTCGGTGCAGGCGCAGATTCTCAATTTGATGAAGGACCTGCAGCGCAAGCTCGGGCTGACGTATCTGTTCATCAGCCACAATCTCGCGGTGGTCTATCATGTCTCCGACAAGGTCGGCGTGATGTATCTCGGCCGCCTTGTGGAATGGGCTGACACCAAGACGCTGTTCGACCGGCCGCTGCATCCCTATACGCGCATGCTGCTGGATGCGATCCCCGATCTCGACATGACCGGCCGGGCCCGCACGCCGGTGGCCGGCGAGGTGCCCAGCCCGCTCAATCCGCCGCCAGGCTGCAGCTTCCATCCGCGCTGCCCGCTGGCCAACGACCGCTGCAAGCGCGAAGTGCCGAAGGCGCTGCCGGTCGAGGGCGGCGCCGTGGCCTGCCATGCGGTCGAGGAAAACCGCCTGCCGCCGTGGAAGGCCCAGGCTGCCGCGTAA
- a CDS encoding GGDEF domain-containing protein, giving the protein MTLDTPTVAFVTVLVVCLQGGILTALWLIHRDMRGIGFWAVGALVVALGVLGAFLRSDSLPSAALAAANIAIVTGLTITWWGVDAFFGRRPGYGLGLAILAITATGVVYFIVTENSRARIIFLLGIFVLMAGLRLYSLLREVTPGTRFSQFLTSMALGAQAIYYLVLATTVFSLPPVEKPLAQVPFFGWLFLIPMLLSIVVVFGIVLLVNQTIATRLKESARRDALTEALTRRAMEEMAEHELARSRRHDLPLSLLLLDIDHFKLVNDQYGHAAGDAALRQFASAVRGCLRREDVFGRLGGEEFCALLPSTAVGGAAQLAERIRQSVANLAVEAGGNRLSLKVSIGVASLGDHAGSWDELVNQADRAMYAAKRAGRNRVIVGNAEPASAEQPG; this is encoded by the coding sequence ATGACTCTCGATACACCCACAGTCGCATTCGTCACCGTTCTGGTCGTGTGTCTGCAAGGCGGAATTCTCACCGCTCTCTGGCTGATCCATCGCGACATGCGAGGCATTGGCTTCTGGGCCGTCGGCGCGCTGGTCGTCGCGCTGGGCGTGCTGGGAGCTTTCCTGCGCAGCGACTCCCTGCCCTCCGCCGCCCTGGCAGCTGCCAATATCGCGATCGTCACCGGCCTGACCATCACATGGTGGGGCGTCGATGCCTTCTTCGGACGTCGCCCCGGCTACGGCCTCGGCCTGGCCATCCTCGCGATCACTGCCACCGGGGTTGTCTATTTTATCGTCACCGAGAATTCGCGTGCCCGCATCATCTTCCTGCTCGGCATTTTCGTCTTGATGGCAGGATTACGCCTTTACAGCCTGCTGCGCGAGGTGACTCCCGGCACGCGCTTTTCACAATTCCTGACCAGCATGGCGCTGGGCGCGCAGGCCATCTATTACCTGGTGCTGGCGACCACCGTGTTCAGTCTGCCGCCGGTCGAGAAACCGCTGGCGCAGGTTCCCTTCTTCGGCTGGCTGTTCCTGATCCCGATGCTGCTCTCGATCGTGGTCGTGTTCGGTATCGTGCTGCTGGTCAACCAGACGATCGCGACCCGGCTGAAGGAATCGGCGCGCCGCGATGCGCTGACCGAGGCGCTGACCCGTCGTGCCATGGAAGAAATGGCGGAACATGAACTGGCGCGCAGCCGGCGGCATGACCTGCCGCTCAGCCTGCTGCTGCTCGACATCGATCATTTCAAGCTGGTCAACGACCAGTATGGCCATGCTGCCGGCGATGCCGCATTGCGTCAGTTCGCCTCCGCCGTGCGCGGTTGCCTGCGCCGCGAGGATGTCTTCGGCCGGCTCGGCGGCGAGGAATTCTGCGCGTTGCTGCCCAGCACCGCGGTAGGCGGCGCCGCGCAGCTCGCCGAACGCATTCGCCAGTCGGTCGCCAACCTGGCGGTCGAGGCCGGTGGCAATCGTCTGTCGCTGAAGGTCAGCATTGGTGTCGCCAGCCTTGGCGACCATGCCGGCAGCTGGGACGAACTGGTCAACCAGGCAGACCGCGCGATGTATGCCGCCAAGCGCGCCGGGCGCAACCGCGTGATCGTCGGCAATGCCGAGCCGGCGTCGGCAGAACAGCCCGGTTAG
- a CDS encoding universal stress protein, with protein sequence MSYRDIVVHLTLDPRNAARTQIAIAMARRFGARISGLYTVPPPNVPYYMGEYIPTELIQKQMDEAQKASVGAKEEFLATCTAAGIEHRWLSSDLAPVEALRLAARCSDIAIVGQPDPNPSDPASIPYGTDVLPHELALQAGRPILAVPYAGSQPDLGRRILVAWNGKREAARALHDAMPLLRGAEMVHLITLGPERKGRAALAEIADHLQRHGLRLESAVIAPNGAKVGQALLNEAKSRGCDMMVMGAFGHSRLREMVFGGVTETVLGNMTLPVLLSN encoded by the coding sequence ATGAGTTACCGCGATATCGTGGTTCATCTTACGCTTGACCCGCGCAATGCTGCGCGCACGCAGATTGCCATCGCTATGGCGCGCCGCTTTGGCGCGCGCATCAGCGGGCTGTACACGGTGCCGCCGCCGAACGTGCCTTATTATATGGGCGAGTATATTCCGACAGAGCTGATCCAGAAGCAGATGGACGAGGCGCAGAAAGCCTCGGTCGGCGCCAAGGAGGAATTCCTCGCCACCTGCACAGCCGCTGGCATCGAGCATCGCTGGCTCAGCAGCGACCTGGCGCCGGTGGAGGCGCTGCGGCTGGCGGCACGCTGCAGCGACATCGCCATCGTCGGCCAGCCCGATCCCAATCCGAGCGACCCGGCGAGCATTCCCTACGGCACGGATGTGCTGCCGCATGAACTGGCGCTGCAGGCCGGCCGGCCGATCCTGGCGGTGCCCTATGCCGGCAGCCAGCCCGATCTCGGCCGCCGCATTCTGGTGGCCTGGAACGGCAAGCGCGAGGCGGCGCGCGCGCTGCATGACGCCATGCCGCTGCTGCGCGGCGCCGAGATGGTGCATCTGATCACGCTCGGTCCCGAGCGCAAGGGGCGTGCCGCGCTGGCGGAAATCGCCGACCACCTGCAGCGCCACGGCCTGCGGCTGGAAAGCGCGGTGATCGCCCCCAATGGCGCCAAGGTGGGGCAGGCGCTGCTGAACGAAGCCAAGTCGCGCGGCTGCGACATGATGGTGATGGGCGCCTTCGGCCATTCGCGCCTGCGCGAGATGGTGTTCGGCGGTGTGACGGAAACCGTGCTGGGCAACATGACGCTGCCAGTTTTACTCAGCAACTAG